The following coding sequences are from one Natrarchaeobaculum sulfurireducens window:
- a CDS encoding SDR family oxidoreductase produces the protein MTASQQLEGQVAIVTGASAGIGAATCDALAAEGATVVLAARSEDRLRELAADLEADHDVETLVVPTNVREEADVDTLIDETVEAFGGIDVLVNNAGLSRGSDVASMSTDEYETMQETNVDGLFYATRAAIPHVREREGHLIFVGSFAGQYPRSFNPVYAATKWWTRGFAKSVAAQVGDEGVGVTIVNPAEVRSEFETTDGTTFREHFEPGEASEPDEVADAIRFAATRGHSSVSEIDVNCRDKFADGF, from the coding sequence ATGACAGCCAGCCAGCAACTCGAGGGACAGGTCGCGATCGTCACGGGCGCGAGTGCGGGTATCGGTGCGGCCACCTGTGACGCGCTTGCCGCCGAGGGAGCGACCGTCGTGCTTGCGGCCAGAAGCGAAGACCGACTGCGGGAACTCGCGGCCGACCTTGAGGCCGACCACGACGTCGAGACGCTGGTCGTCCCGACGAACGTCCGCGAGGAAGCCGACGTCGATACCCTGATCGACGAGACGGTCGAGGCTTTCGGCGGCATCGACGTCCTCGTCAACAACGCCGGCCTCTCGCGCGGCAGCGACGTGGCCTCGATGTCGACCGACGAGTACGAGACGATGCAGGAGACCAACGTCGACGGGCTCTTCTACGCGACGCGGGCCGCGATCCCACACGTCCGCGAACGGGAGGGCCACCTGATCTTCGTCGGGAGCTTCGCCGGCCAGTACCCCCGCTCGTTCAACCCCGTCTACGCCGCGACGAAGTGGTGGACCCGCGGCTTCGCCAAGAGCGTCGCCGCACAGGTCGGCGACGAGGGCGTCGGCGTCACGATCGTCAACCCTGCCGAAGTCCGCTCTGAGTTCGAGACGACCGACGGCACGACCTTCCGCGAGCACTTCGAGCCAGGCGAGGCCAGCGAACCCGACGAGGTCGCCGATGCCATCCGCTTTGCAGCTACGCGAGGCCACTCGAGCGTCAGCGAAATTGACGTCAACTGCCGCGACAAATTCGCGGACGGCTTCTAA
- a CDS encoding carboxypeptidase M32, whose translation MATDQAQGGSVSETYEAFCQRVERISSVEDAGGVLRWDQEVVMPEEGTPARAKQLSTLSSISHELLTDDETREFLEELEAADLDDEQAAVVREIRRKYDRATSVPEELVVELSETTATAHPKWKQAKENDDFEAFAPTLEKLVDLKREYAAHIDPDADPYEVLFADYEPYLDLETAERVLERLRDELVPLIEAIDESDADLETDAFAGTFEDDDQEALARDVLDSLGYDWNRGRLDTAPHPFSTGTQFDARVTTRFEPEDLLGSITSTIHEFGHANYTLGLPDDHYGTPLGQSRDLSVHESQSRLWENHVGRSRAFWEHFLPIARERFPELDEVTPEEAYEAANQVYDDNLIRVEADELTYHLHIVIRFEIERELISGDLEVEDVPEAWNDKYEAYLGVRPETDAEGCLQDIHWSHGSFGYFPTYSLGSVLAAQLYATAETELGDLSEDVRDGEFDDLNGWLRERVHQHGKRYTTPDLIETATGEAFTADYFLEYVEEKYGELYALE comes from the coding sequence ATGGCGACCGATCAGGCCCAAGGCGGCTCGGTATCCGAAACGTACGAGGCGTTCTGTCAGCGCGTCGAACGCATCTCCAGCGTCGAAGACGCTGGCGGCGTCCTGCGGTGGGACCAGGAAGTCGTGATGCCCGAGGAAGGCACCCCGGCCCGCGCCAAGCAGCTTTCGACGCTCTCGTCGATCAGCCACGAACTGCTGACCGACGACGAAACTCGCGAATTCCTCGAGGAACTCGAGGCGGCGGACCTCGACGACGAGCAGGCTGCCGTCGTTCGCGAGATTCGCCGGAAGTACGATCGCGCGACGAGCGTCCCCGAAGAACTCGTCGTCGAGCTCTCCGAAACGACCGCCACCGCCCACCCCAAGTGGAAGCAGGCCAAAGAAAACGACGACTTCGAGGCGTTCGCGCCGACGCTCGAGAAACTGGTCGACCTCAAACGCGAGTATGCCGCCCACATCGACCCCGACGCCGACCCCTACGAGGTGCTCTTTGCGGACTACGAACCCTACCTGGACCTCGAGACCGCAGAGCGCGTCCTCGAGCGGCTTCGTGACGAACTCGTCCCGCTGATCGAGGCGATCGACGAGAGCGACGCCGACCTCGAAACGGACGCCTTCGCTGGCACCTTCGAAGACGACGACCAGGAGGCACTCGCCCGCGACGTCCTCGACTCGCTCGGCTACGACTGGAACCGTGGCCGACTCGACACCGCTCCGCACCCGTTCTCGACGGGGACGCAGTTCGACGCCCGCGTGACCACCCGCTTCGAACCCGAGGACCTGCTCGGCTCGATCACCTCGACGATCCACGAGTTCGGCCACGCCAACTACACGCTCGGACTGCCCGACGACCACTACGGGACGCCACTGGGTCAGTCGCGGGACCTCTCAGTCCACGAATCGCAGTCGCGACTCTGGGAGAACCACGTCGGTCGCTCGCGTGCGTTCTGGGAACACTTCCTGCCGATCGCCCGCGAACGGTTCCCCGAACTCGACGAGGTCACCCCCGAAGAGGCCTACGAGGCCGCAAACCAGGTCTACGACGACAACCTGATTCGCGTCGAGGCGGACGAACTCACCTACCACCTCCACATCGTGATCCGCTTCGAGATCGAACGCGAACTCATCTCGGGCGACCTCGAGGTCGAAGACGTACCCGAAGCGTGGAACGACAAGTACGAGGCCTACCTCGGCGTCCGCCCCGAAACCGACGCGGAAGGCTGTCTGCAGGACATCCACTGGTCACACGGAAGCTTCGGTTACTTCCCGACGTACTCGCTTGGCTCGGTGCTCGCAGCCCAGTTGTACGCCACCGCCGAAACCGAGCTAGGCGACCTCTCCGAGGACGTCCGGGACGGCGAGTTCGACGACCTCAACGGCTGGCTCCGCGAGCGCGTCCACCAACACGGCAAACGGTACACCACGCCGGACCTGATCGAGACGGCCACCGGCGAGGCGTTCACCGCCGACTACTTCCTCGAGTACGTCGAGGAGAAATACGGCGAGTTGTACGCCCTCGAATAG